In one window of Hevea brasiliensis isolate MT/VB/25A 57/8 chromosome 10, ASM3005281v1, whole genome shotgun sequence DNA:
- the LOC110632818 gene encoding probable ubiquitin-like-specific protease 2A, producing MGKRQRPGTSSGIITIDLDSPASEDFENHPSKQYARSRRIAKKQGEETKCSTIVSSCSVETFPHGHKSKKRLKGKDAISESKKKLDTRAFDIHFKNLWRNFSEDKRMPFTYFDSLWFAAYMTSSSKECMLTWIKEKHIFSKPYVLVPIVYWRHWSLLIFCNLGESLQSESSPPCMLLLDSLQMAGPRRLEPAIRKFLFDIYKSGGRPESRESILQIPLLVPKVPQQRNSEECGNYVLYFISLFMEQAPENFRMKDYPSFMTDEWFNLEGLKNFCEQLKPLEK from the exons AGGATTTTGAAAATCATCCTTCTAAACAGTATGCTAGAAGTAGGAGGATTGCCAAAAAACAGGGTGAAGAGACGAAATGCTCTACAATAGTATCTTCTTGTTCTGTAGAAACCTTTCCTCATGGTCACAAGTCAAAGAAGAGATTGAAGGGTAAGGATGCTATCTCTGAATCGAAGAAAAAGCTGGACACTCGAGCATTTGACATCCACTTTAA AAATTTGTGGAGGAACTTCTCAGAAGATAAGAGGATGCCCTTTACATACTTTGACAGCCTATGGTTTGCTGCATACATGACTTCATCATCCAAAGAATGTATGCTGACTTGGATAAAGGAAAAGCACATATTTTCGAAGCCATATGTTCTTGTTCCTATTGTTTACTG GAGACACTGGAGCCTCTTGATCTTCTGCAACTTGGGTGAAAGTTTGCAATCAGAAAGTAGTCCTCCATGTATGTTGTTGCTGGATTCACTTCAGATGGCAGGCCCTAGACGGCTTGAACCAGCAATAAGAAA GTTTCTATTCGACATTTACAAATCAGGGGGCAGGCCTGAAAGTAGGGAGTCAATTTTGCAAATTCCATTATTGGTGCCTAAG GTGCCACAACAGAGAAATAGTGAAGAGTGTGGTAATTATGTTCTCTACTTCATAAGTTTGTTTATGGAACAAGCTCCTGAGAACTTTCGCATGAAGGATTACCCTTCCTTT ATGACAGATGAATGGTTCAATCTTGAAGGCTTGAAGAACTTTTGCGAGCAACTCAAACCCCTTGAAAAGTGA
- the LOC110632817 gene encoding phosphoglycolate phosphatase 1A, chloroplastic — translation MLGRTAVASSSVSVPAVSPTIPKFLGLKTLSYNSFSTPNTKWNYNFKFSRKNIAASKMETRASAQPLKNADELIDSVETFIFDCDGVIWKGDKLIDGVPQTLDMLRSRGKRLVFVTNNSTKSRKQYGKKFETLGLNISEEEIFASSFAAAAYLKSVNFPKEKKVYVIGEDGILKELELAGFQYLGGPEDGGKKIELKPGFLMEHDKDVGAVVVGFDRYFNYYKVQYGTLCVRENTGCLFIATNRDAVTHLTDAQEWAGGGSMVGAIAGSTQREPLVVGKPSTFMMDYLANKFRILKSQICMVGDRLDTDILFGQNGGCKTLLVLSGVTSLSMLQSPGNSIQPDFYTNKISDFLSLKAATV, via the exons atgctAGGCAGAACAGCAGTAGCCTCTTCCTCTGTTTCAGTGCCTGCTGTTTCTCCTACAATCCCCAAATTCTTGGGCCTTAAAACGCTCTCTTACAATTCTTTTTCTACACCAAACACCAAATGGAACTACAATTTTAAGTTTAGTAGAAAGAATATTGCTGCTTCAAAAATGGAGACCAGAGCATCAGCTCAGCCTTTGAAGAATGCTGATGAGCTCATTGACTCTGTCGAGACCTTCATCTTTGATTGTGATG GAGTTATTTGGAAAGGTGATAAATTGATAGATGGAGTCCCTCAGACTCTTGATATGCTTCGTTCAAGG GGCAAGCGATTAGTTTTTGTTACCAACAACTCCACAAAGTCTAGGAAACAATATGGTAAGAAGTTTGAGACACTTGGTCTGAACATCAGTGAG GAGGAAATTTTTGCATCATCTTTTGCAGCTGCTGCATACTTGAAGTCCGTTAATTTTCCAAAAGAAAAAAAG GTTTATGTGATAGGTGAGGATGGCATCTTGAAGGAGCTTGAACTTGCTGGATTTCAATACCTTGGTGGACCT GAAGACGGTGGGAAGAAGATAGAACTGAAGCCTGGGTTTCTAATGGAGCATGATAAGGAT GTTGGAGCAGTTGTGGTTGGATTTGATCGATATTTCAACTACTACAAAGTCCA GTATGGAACACTCTGTGTAAGGGAAAACACAGGGTGCCTCTTCATTGCCACCAATCGTGATGCTGTCACTCATCTCACAGATGCTCAGGAATGGGCAG GTGGTGGTTCCATGGTTGGTGCAATTGCTGGATCAACTCAGCGTGAACCACTGGTTGTTGGAAAGCCATCAACTTTTATGATGGATTACTTGGCAAACAA ATTCAGGATTCTCAAGTCACAGATATGCATGGTTGGGGACAGATTAGATACTGATATTCTGTTTGGGCAAAATGGTGGTTGCAAAACTCTCCTTGTTCTCTCAG GCGTGACTTCATTATCAATGCTTCAAAGCCCCGGTAACTCCATCCAACCAGATTTCTACACAAACAAAATTTCTGATTTTCTCTCTCTGAAAGCAGCAACTGTATGA
- the LOC110632815 gene encoding CMP-sialic acid transporter 4 isoform X1: MIECSVCHSKFSPTSKTVSRAYDRHRSDVSSKTRALNVLLVVGDCILVGLQPILVYMSKVDGQFKFSPISVNFLTEAAKVLFAIIMLFIQARSKKVGEKPFLSFSIFVQAARNNVLLAVPALLYAINNYLKFIMQLYFNPATVKMLSNLKVLVIAVLLKIIMKRRFSIIQWEALALLLIGISVNQLRSLPEGTTALGLSVATGAYLHTLIFVTVPSLASVYNEYALKSQFETSIYLQNLFLYGYGAIFNFLAILITAIFKGPSTLDILQGHSKATMLLICNNAAQGILSSFFFKYADTILKKYSSTVATIFTGIASAALFGHTLTMNFVLGISIVFISMHQFFSPLSKVKDEPLKGGLEMMDGESNQRSKDASFINMTAGANEDASHRVEHDEKAPLLPI; the protein is encoded by the exons ATGATAGAATGCAGTGTTTGCCACTCCAAATTTTCTCCCACAAGCAAAACCGTTTCCAGAGCTTACGATAGGCACAGGAGTGATGTTTCTTCCAAAACGCGAGCACTTAACGTTCTTTTGGTTGTTGGTGATTGCATCTTGGTTGGTCTCCAG CCAATATTGGTTTACATGTCTAAGGTAGATGGCCAGTTCAAGTTTAGTCCTATAAGTGTTAACTTCTTGACCGAGGCTGCTAAGGTTCTTTTTGCTATTATTATGCTTTTCATCCAG GCTCGAAGTAAAAAGGTTGGGGAGAAaccttttctctctttttctatcTTTGTACAG GCTGCTCGAAATAACGTGCTTCTTGCTGTTCCAGCTCTCCTTTATgctattaataattatttgaagTTTATTATGCAG CTATACTTCAATCCTGCAACAGTGAAGATGCTGAGCAATCTGAAG GTTTTGGTAATTGCAGTCTTGTTGAAAATAATCATGAAGCGACGATTTTCAATTATTCAG TGGGAGGCTCTTGCTCTATTGCTTATTGGGATTAGTGTGAATCAGTTACGGTCTCTACCTGAGGGCACCACTGCCTTGGGCCTTTCAGTTGCAACAGGGGCATACTTGCATACACTAATTTTT GTGACTGTTCCATCACTAGCTTCAGTCTATAATGAGTATGCTTTGAAGAGCCAGTTTGAGACCAGTATTTATCTTCAG AACCTCTTTCTTTATGGGTATGGTgccatattcaatttccttgccaTCCTAATAACTGCCATTtttaaag GTCCTAGTACCTTGGATATCCTGCAAGGTCACTCAAAGGCTACCATGCTTTTGATATGCAACAATGCAGCACAAGGAATtttatcttctttctttttcaaaTATGCAG ATACGATTTTGAAGAAGTACTCGTCAACTGTAGCCACAATTTTTACAGGAATAGCATCTGCTGCACTTTTTGGTCATACCCTGACTATGAATTTCGTCTTAGGAATTTCTATTGTGTTCATCTCCATGCACCAG TTCTTTTCACCACTTTCAAAGGTTAAGGATGAACCACTGAAAGGTGGTCTAGAAATGATGGATGGTGAAAGCAACCAGAG
- the LOC110632815 gene encoding CMP-sialic acid transporter 3 isoform X2: MIECSVCHSKFSPTSKTVSRAYDRHRSDVSSKTRALNVLLVVGDCILVGLQPILVYMSKVDGQFKFSPISVNFLTEAAKVLFAIIMLFIQARSKKVGEKPFLSFSIFVQAARNNVLLAVPALLYAINNYLKFIMQLYFNPATVKMLSNLKVLVIAVLLKIIMKRRFSIIQWEALALLLIGISVNQLRSLPEGTTALGLSVATGAYLHTLIFVTVPSLASVYNEYALKSQFETSIYLQNLFLYGYGAIFNFLAILITAIFKGPSTLDILQGHSKATMLLICNNAAQGILSSFFFKYADTILKKYSSTVATIFTGIASAALFGHTLTMNFVLGISIVFISMHQV, encoded by the exons ATGATAGAATGCAGTGTTTGCCACTCCAAATTTTCTCCCACAAGCAAAACCGTTTCCAGAGCTTACGATAGGCACAGGAGTGATGTTTCTTCCAAAACGCGAGCACTTAACGTTCTTTTGGTTGTTGGTGATTGCATCTTGGTTGGTCTCCAG CCAATATTGGTTTACATGTCTAAGGTAGATGGCCAGTTCAAGTTTAGTCCTATAAGTGTTAACTTCTTGACCGAGGCTGCTAAGGTTCTTTTTGCTATTATTATGCTTTTCATCCAG GCTCGAAGTAAAAAGGTTGGGGAGAAaccttttctctctttttctatcTTTGTACAG GCTGCTCGAAATAACGTGCTTCTTGCTGTTCCAGCTCTCCTTTATgctattaataattatttgaagTTTATTATGCAG CTATACTTCAATCCTGCAACAGTGAAGATGCTGAGCAATCTGAAG GTTTTGGTAATTGCAGTCTTGTTGAAAATAATCATGAAGCGACGATTTTCAATTATTCAG TGGGAGGCTCTTGCTCTATTGCTTATTGGGATTAGTGTGAATCAGTTACGGTCTCTACCTGAGGGCACCACTGCCTTGGGCCTTTCAGTTGCAACAGGGGCATACTTGCATACACTAATTTTT GTGACTGTTCCATCACTAGCTTCAGTCTATAATGAGTATGCTTTGAAGAGCCAGTTTGAGACCAGTATTTATCTTCAG AACCTCTTTCTTTATGGGTATGGTgccatattcaatttccttgccaTCCTAATAACTGCCATTtttaaag GTCCTAGTACCTTGGATATCCTGCAAGGTCACTCAAAGGCTACCATGCTTTTGATATGCAACAATGCAGCACAAGGAATtttatcttctttctttttcaaaTATGCAG ATACGATTTTGAAGAAGTACTCGTCAACTGTAGCCACAATTTTTACAGGAATAGCATCTGCTGCACTTTTTGGTCATACCCTGACTATGAATTTCGTCTTAGGAATTTCTATTGTGTTCATCTCCATGCACCAG